In Phaeodactylum tricornutum CCAP 1055/1 chromosome 21, whole genome shotgun sequence, the following proteins share a genomic window:
- a CDS encoding predicted protein, whose protein sequence is MNALRLLRGACRPALASRFRIVAPRTVPVRFFSDASSTQSKPIIPGIGKGKTSTGIVGLKVEPDWYNVMLNRFQALLDKMEASDMPETAQYRIDVTKWCNFVIRAVKSNPEDPEAVEETVQMGQVEELIEMAEDEMIALDTYLRTRMWELVEATNTVYDFEHDPMKDPMGKDGDPDLAEAIRRGVDAMKTQKEN, encoded by the exons ATGAACGCTCTCCGACTGTTGCGCGGCGCGTGTCGTCCGGCTTTGGCCTCACGATTTCGTATCGTCGCTCCCCGAACTGTACCGGTCCGTTTCTTCTCCGACGCCTCGTCGACGCAATCCAAACCCATCATCCCGGGTATCGGAAAAGGCAAGACATCCACGGGAATC GTCGGATTGAAGGTGGAACCCGACTGGTACAACGTAATGCTCAATCGCTTCCAAGCTCTTCTCGATAAAATGGAAGCCTCGGATATGCCCGAAACGGCACAATACCGCATCGACGTCACCAAGTGGTGCAATTTCGTAATCAGGGCTGTCAAATCGAATCCTGAAGACCCCGAAGCTGTTGAGGAAACGGTGCAAATGGGGCAAGTAGAAGAGCTGATTGAGATggcggaagacgaaatgatTGCTTTGGATACTTATCTGCGAACACGTATGTGGGAGTTAGTGGAAGCGACCAATACAGTCTATGATTTTGAACATGACCCCATGAAGGACCCCATGGGTAAAGACGGAGACCCCGATCTCGCGGAAGCAATTCGCCGTGGGGTGGACGCCATGAAAACCCAGAAAGAAAATTAA
- a CDS encoding predicted protein: MSSTDFAGEKFLQAVLPNYEQERFRLTLWMVAAAFAWIFVMPTLLASPAPEAAKKIIVLKKTRRDGTVAVETRTVGEGSDPLQGKTRKRLRATWTSAIGCILTLFLMLMKLSPNNYYTSRMVFQSPVFTKEECQYIIDMSQRAAQRSYESALIAPPIPVSESSPILERHSNRSLEGLLQEPIGWQKTRHYNYPTTDLNIVTDHFTVEDRTYLQNLLDRRLAPQLARIFGIPVTSIRANDMFVVRYDAGKRAHLTNHTDDGDISINILLNDEFRGGGTRFWNRILKTPFAHVQPTRVGQLLTHSALINHEGYHISQGLRMILVGFLSIDRMDPWTYQPTGMSVFSSWLSLPWMNVKFKEGYQLSMSRQSKAAAKRAEAGEPPVQSWKDHPYVKALFLDMRNLLMQTGDVLATHGVVNLVHESNATAYLRALDDHADAQQAKLAGNGKKSHSQQKASWFRGQGLNIDVDGTIDSMWASRSQNLNRYMEL; encoded by the coding sequence ATGTCGTCGACTGACTTTGCTGGGGAAAAGTTTCTACAAGCGGTTCTGCCGAACTACGAGCAAGAGCGGTTTAGACTCACTCTGTGGATGGTCGCAGCCGCATTCGCATGGATCTTTGTTATGCCTACCCTCTTGGCTTCTCCCGCACCGGAAGCGGCGAAAAAGATCATCGTGCTCAAAAAGACTCGTAGAGACGGCACTGTCGCGGTGGAAACACGGACTGTAGGAGAAGGAAGCGATCCCTTGCAAGGAAAGACTAGGAAGCGGTTGCGAGCGACTTGGACGTCGGCCATCGGATGCATTTTAACTCTCTTTCTGATGCTCATGAAGCTGTCTCCCAACAACTACTACACATCCAGAATGGTCTTTCAATCTCCGGTCTTCACAAAAGAGGAATGTCAATATATTATTGACATGTCACAGCGTGCCGCCCAGCGCTCCTACGAGTCGGCACTCATTGCTCCACCGATTCCTGTTAGCGAGTCGTCCCCAATACTGGAACGTCATTCGAACCGTTCGCTAGAAGGACTTCTGCAGGAGCCGATCGGTTGGCAAAAAACACGGCACTACAATTACCCCACTACGGATCTGAATATCGTCACCGACCACTTCACTGTTGAGGACCGCACTTACCTACAAAATTTGTTGGACAGGAGGTTGGCCCCGCAACTGGCCCGTATCTTTGGTATCCCGGTCACATCCATCCGCGCCAACGACATGTTCGTGGTGCGTTACGACGCTGGAAAGCGAGCGCATTTGACCAACCACACAGATGACGGTGACATTTCCATTAACATTCTCTTAAATGACGAATTTCGAGGAGGTGGAACTCGATTCTGGAATCGCATCCTCAAAACACCCTTTGCCCACGTGCAGCCGACGCGAGTAGGCCAGCTTCTTACGCACTCGGCACTTATCAATCACGAAGGCTACCACATTTCACAGGGGCTTCGTATGATTCTCGTTGGATTCTTGTCGATTGATCGGATGGATCCCTGGACATACCAACCGACTGGAATGAGTGTGTTTAGTTCCTGGTTAAGTCTACCGTGGATGAATGTCAAATTCAAGGAAGGCTACCAGCTGAGTATGAGTCGTCAATCAAAGGCAGCGGCTAAACGAGCAGAAGCAGGGGAACCGCCTGTACAATCCTGGAAGGACCATCCGTATGTTAAAGCGTTATTTTTGGACATGCGCAACCTATTAATGCAGACAGGCGATGTTTTGGCAACGCACGGGGTAGTCAACTTGGTCCACGAAAGCAACGCGACTGCCTATTTGCGAGCACTAGACGACCACGCGGACGCCCAGCAAGCAAAATTGGCAGGTAACGGCAAAAAAAGCCATTCCCAGCAGAAGGCGTCCTGGTTTCGGGGGCAAGGACTCAATATCGACGTTGACGGTACAATTGATTCTATGTGGGCATCTCGAAGTCAAAACTTGAATCGATACATGGAATTGTAA
- a CDS encoding predicted protein: protein WMNKPKKVKIEGARINVRVPEKTDCWRKTRHNFIMDNAPFYWHKIAGDFEVVCKISGGFEKMYDKAGLMIRQDEENWIMSGMECFNDQMNHSTCITRDYTDWSLAPLPENSEKVGIWFAIKRLGDAIETFYSIEGKKWIQTRQGLFSSAPVLKVGIVCACPMGDPFKVNFDMYRCKNI, encoded by the coding sequence TGGATGAATAAGCCGAAAAAGGTCAAAATTGAAGGTGCCCGAATCAACGTACGCGTCCCCGAAAAAACCGACTGCTGGCGAAAAACGCGGCACAATTTCATTATGGACAACGCACCTTTTTATTGGCACAAGATTGCCGGCGATTTCGAAGTGGTGTGCAAAATTTCAGGCGGCTTCGAAAAAATGTACGACAAGGCCGGTCTAATGATTCGGCAAGATGAAGAGAATTGGATAATGAGCGGCATGGAATGTTTCAACGATCAAATGAATCATTCCACCTGCATCACTCGAGACTACACAGATTGGTCACTTGCTCCGCTTCCTGAAAATTCCGAGAAAGTGGGAATCTGGTTCGCCATCAAGCGCCTCGGAGACGCCATTGAAACGTTTTATTCGATCGAGGGCAAAAAGTGGATCCAAACAAGACAGGGGCTGTTCAGTTCAGCTCCCGTGCTGAAGGTGGGAATAGTTTGCGCGTGTCCGATGGGTGATCCCTTCAAAGTGAATTTTGACATGTACCGCTGTAAGAACATCTAG
- a CDS encoding predicted protein has protein sequence MNTCRFLSVVVLLGTFFLFRKVQGGVPAPPNYFDDQLVDHVASSHRHGHERWSQRFYLSHEYFKGPGSPIFVIMGGEGAIEPSTGFMYPFILQLAQTFGAMVLQPEHRFYGQSQPVTPAEIERARDDGKPDPRLKLLTVEQALHDAVRLIHFVRDRVRCSRDRFSPRYCPVITVGGSYPGFLSAMARLRFPGVVDMAYAASAPMKFYAQQVDQYAYYNHIGTVAEQAFTGCSQDVRRALDDFRTVYESGQSKINETAIGICSGTVPAYIKDPATFVQEVLMMVGYTFANHNMAFYPPSNQTHLGRACQTFASPSLSTLDQLKTFLVASLAPRSTENQPDEETCFDMRKQLPSGRNATISAGDWSGVGTGASGESWDFQTCTSLVESIGFAGGDGNQDAYGISMFPRRDWNISWLTSHCQQRFGDAVTPMPNTLVNAWNFDDLVAAGATRIVFTNGALDGWSVSGISHDLSDTLLALTFPNGAHHSDLAGHFPSVETDTVDICGGTGKSANNSGHLAGRLAECAHRP, from the coding sequence ATGAATACCTGTCGTTTTCTTTCCGTCGTTGTGCTTTTGGGGaccttctttctctttcgaaaGGTTCAAGGTGGCGTGCCCGCACCGCCCAACTACTTCGATGATCAGCTTGTCGATCACGTCGCTTCCAGCCACCGCCACGGTCATGAGCGCTGGTCCCAACGCTTTTATCTCTCGCACGAATATTTTAAAGGTCCCGGCTCTCCTATTTTCGTCATTATGGGCGGCGAGGGAGCCATCGAACCGTCTACAGGTTTCATGTATCCCTTCATTCTGCAATTGGCCCAAACTTTTGGAGCCATGGTCCTGCAACCGGAACACCGCTTTTACGGACAGTCACAGCCCGTAACACCGGCCGAGATTGAGAGGGCGCGTGACGACGGAAAGCCGGATCCCCGACTCAAGCTACTCACGGTGGAACAAGCCTTGCACGATGCAGTGCGGTTGATACATTTCGTCCGGGATCGTGTACGGTGCAGTCGGGATCGCTTCTCACCCCGTTATTGTCCCGTTATTACCGTCGGTGGATCGTATCCCGGATTCTTATCCGCCATGGCGCGTCTGCGCTTTCCAGGAGTTGTGGATATGGCGTACGCCGCGAGTGCACCAATGAAGTTCTACGCTCAGCAGGTGGATCAGTACGCCTACTACAATCACATTGGTACTGTCGCGGAGCAAGCATTCACCGGATGTTCCCAGGACGTGCGGCGCGCGTTGGACGATTTTCGGACGGTCTACGAATCGGGCCAATCCAAAATCAACGAGACAGCGATTGGCATCTGCTCCGGCACGGTCCCAGCATATATTAAGGATCCCGCAACCTTCGTACAAGAGGTGCTCATGATGGTCGGTTACACCTTTGCCAATCATAACATGGCGTTTTATCCACCTTCGAACCAAACGCACTTAGGGCGGGCCTGTCAAACGTTTGCATCGCCTTCCTTATCGACACTCGATCAACTCAAAACGTTCCTCGTCGCATCGCTGGCACCTCGTTCCACCGAGAATCAACCGGACGAAGAAACGTGCTTTGACATGCGAAAGCAATTGCCATCGGGACGCAACGCCACCATCAGTGCTGGCGATTGGAGCGGTGTAGGCACGGGAGCATCGGGCGAAAGTTGGGACTTTCAGACCTGCACGTCACTCGTGGAATCGATCGGCTTTGCGGGTGGTGACGGTAACCAAGATGCGTATGGTATCAGCATGTTTCCCCGTCGCGACTGGAACATTTCCTGGTTGacctctcactgtcaacagcGCTTTGGCGACGCGGTGACGCCGATGCCAAACACCCTGGTAAACGCCTGGAACTTTGACGACCTTGTCGCGGCCGGGGCGACCCGGATTGTTTTTACGAACGGTGCCTTGGACGGTTGGTCCGTCTCGGGAATCTCCCATGACTTGTCGGACACGCTGTTAGCGTTGACCTTCCCGAATGGCGCGCACCACAGTGACCTGGCCGGTCACTTTCCGTCCGTGGAGACCGACACGGTCGATATATGTGGAGGGACAGGCAAAAGTGCAAACAATTCTGGCCACCTGGCTGGCCGGCTTGCCGAGTGCGCGCACCGACCATAA
- a CDS encoding predicted protein, producing the protein MNALLRSSRLNEDHGTSDPPSKTRSLREALSIGSSSSHHGRRNILSFSRHGKKGKAFDQFEDNNDGDDDDAVGLMEESHIEFGEDSLEGTTADWLQCDYRLQSRENLDKRLFPDNNLPQQLDFPDNIKVEKRSITKKILRRVRRSKTNGEAESDDPGEGEKSLETTSPGTEEKWDHSPRRKLFFNLRPKNAKAILLDSCGNFSFDFCEEDLAGQDDAADEHVSDSENDESDENSNTYSETSDTEHDDSKDRPGSIRERRNATDEADPTTDVKGTIISGKPSLAKQRRKSTRSRNVDTERQVVSNEMRRSRQRRFKTTSTTEGNPRNLKSENEKKNATFEGPDENLALASVETHLANEEESIHSSDLCGGRPRTQGSRRFTPVRCKPTGANDTRRSKPVRASTRRRTLPPKPDRGFPRPAAADNTGENGGLKQNDSRGVTDGNVNWIGEGEKSGEDRHLELDIVALTTSE; encoded by the coding sequence ATGAACGCTTTGCTTCGGAGTAGTCGCCTAAACGAAGACCATGGTACAAGCGATCCCCcgtcgaagactcggagTCTAAGGGAAGCGTTGTCCATTGGCAGCAGTAGTAGTCATCACGGCCGCCGTAATATTTTATCCTTTAGCCGGCATGGCAAGAAAGGCAAGGCATTTGATCAGTTCGAAGACAACAACGATGgcgatgatgacgatgctGTGGGACTGATGGAGGAAAGTCATATAGAATTCGGTGAGGATTCCTTGGAAGGCACCACCGCCGACTGGCTGCAATGCGATTACAGATTGCAAAGCCGAGAAAACTTAGACAAGCGTCTCTTTCCTGACAATAACTTACCACAACAACTCGACTTTCCCGACAATATCAAGGTAGAGAAGAGATCAATCACAAAAAAAATCCTTAGACGGGTTCGTCGATCGAAAACAAACGGGGAGGCCGAATCTGATGATCCAGGCGAAGGAGAAAAGTCTTTGGAGACTACGTCTCCTGGTACAGAAGAAAAATGGGACCATTCACCCCGACGAAAGCTCTTCTTCAATCTAAGACCCAAGAACGCGAAGGCCATTCTTTTGGATTCATGTGGAAACTTCAGCTTTGATTTTTGCGAGGAAGATCTCGCCGGGCAGGATGATGCCGCTGACGAGCACGTCAGCGATTCGGAAAATGATGAATCCGACGAGAACTCCAACACCTATTCAGAAACTAGTGACACGGAGCACGATGATAGCAAAGATCGTCCGGGTTCTATTAGGGAGAGGCGAAATGCTACCGATGAAGCAGATCCTACCACCGATGTCAAAGGTACAATTATTTCGGGAAAGCCGAGTCTCGCCAAACAGCGTCGAAAGTCAACCCGATCCCGGAATGTCGACACTGAAAGGCAAGTAGTAAGCAATGAGATGCGAAGAAGTCGTCAAAGGCGCTTCAAAACGACGAGTACGACGGAGGGAAATCCTCGGAATTTGAAATcggaaaacgaaaaaaagaaTGCGACTTTCGAGGGACCAGACGAAAATCTCGCTTTAGCGAGCGTTGAAACGCATTTGGCAAATGAGGAGGAATCGATCCATTCTTCAGACTTGTGTGGTGGCCGTCCAAGGACGCAAGGCTCCCGAAGATTTACACCAGTCCGATGCAAGCCAACCGGTGCGAATGATACTCGTCGGTCTAAGCCTGTTCGAGCTTCAACTCGCCGGCGTACGCTACCTCCAAAGCCTGACCGAGGCTTCCCCAGACCTGCTGCCGCAGACAACACTGGAGAAAATGGGGGCCTAAAGCAAAATGATTCTCGCGGCGTCACGGATGGAAACGTCAATTGGATTGGCGAGGGCGAAAAATCAGGTGAAGACAGGCATCTGGAACTTGACATTGTGGCGCTAACAACATCGGAGTAG